The following are from one region of the Mycolicibacterium helvum genome:
- a CDS encoding SRPBCC family protein, with the protein MRLNEPVAEIRRTRAVAAEPQAIWNVLADFGAISGWSDKVDHSCLLSPKAQDLGVSTTRRVQVGRNTLVERITEFDPPSTLAYDVEGFPRWLRVNNRWTLTPSASATAVSLVSTITVAGPLGRIVEGVVTPACVKTLDGLLTGLARKLEGHRV; encoded by the coding sequence GTGCGGTTGAATGAACCGGTGGCCGAGATTCGCCGCACGCGCGCGGTAGCGGCCGAGCCGCAGGCAATTTGGAATGTCCTGGCAGACTTCGGGGCCATCAGCGGGTGGTCCGACAAGGTGGACCATTCCTGTTTGTTGAGCCCCAAGGCACAAGACCTGGGTGTCTCCACCACCCGGCGCGTTCAGGTCGGCCGGAACACTCTCGTCGAGCGGATCACCGAGTTCGACCCGCCGAGCACGCTGGCCTATGACGTCGAAGGCTTTCCCCGTTGGTTGCGGGTGAACAATCGCTGGACACTCACACCGTCGGCCAGCGCAACTGCAGTCTCGCTGGTCAGCACCATCACGGTCGCCGGCCCGCTGGGACGGATCGTCGAAGGTGTCGTGACCCCCGCCTGCGTCAAGACGCTCGACGGACTGCTCACCGGACTGGCGAGAAAATTGGAGGGCCACCGTGTCTGA